A single region of the Streptomyces caelestis genome encodes:
- a CDS encoding acyl carrier protein gives MATENTEPDKADTGPGTDPPPRPPQSHEEKVIAGIWAELLGVPDPPADVSFFQLGGYSLSLMRVGARLQEHFGLVVPIPDLFENVTVEAQAALVEKLFDQQLTELGE, from the coding sequence ATGGCGACTGAGAACACGGAACCGGACAAAGCTGACACGGGACCCGGCACGGACCCGCCGCCGCGGCCGCCCCAGAGCCATGAGGAAAAGGTGATCGCCGGAATCTGGGCGGAACTCCTCGGCGTCCCCGACCCACCCGCCGATGTGAGTTTCTTTCAACTGGGCGGTTATTCACTGAGCCTCATGCGGGTCGGGGCGCGGCTGCAGGAGCACTTCGGCCTCGTCGTCCCGATTCCCGATCTCTTCGAGAACGTTACCGTCGAGGCCCAGGCGGCCCTGGTGGAGAAGCTGTTCGACCAGCAGCTCACGGAGCTCGGGGAATAA